One Symphalangus syndactylus isolate Jambi chromosome 9, NHGRI_mSymSyn1-v2.1_pri, whole genome shotgun sequence DNA segment encodes these proteins:
- the LOC129490537 gene encoding mitochondrial import inner membrane translocase subunit Tim8 A-like — MDSSSSSSMAGLGAVDPQLQHFIEVETQKQRFQQLVHQMTELCWEKCMDKPVPKLDSRAEACFVNCIERFIDTSQFILNLLEQTQKSKPVFSESLSD, encoded by the coding sequence ATggattcctcctcctcttcctccatgGCGGGTTTGGGTGCAGTGGACCCACAGTTGCAGCATTTCATCGAGGTAGAGACTCAAAAGCAGCGCTTCCAGCAGCTGGTGCACCAGATGACTGAACTTTGTTGGGAGAAGTGCATGGACAAGCCTGTGCCAAAGTTGGACAGTCGGGCTGAGGCCTGTTTTGTGAACTGCATTGAGCGCTTCATTGATACAAGCCAGTTCATCTTGAATCTACTGGAACAGACCCAGAAATCCAAGCCAGTTTTCTCAGAAAGCCTTTCTGACTGA